One window from the genome of Gopherus evgoodei ecotype Sinaloan lineage chromosome 2, rGopEvg1_v1.p, whole genome shotgun sequence encodes:
- the ASXL3 gene encoding putative Polycomb group protein ASXL3 isoform X6, with protein MMVNKTVPRVVLTPLKVSDEQSDSPSGSESKNGEADSSDKEMKHGQRSPTGKQTSQHLKRLKKSGLGHLKWTKAEDIDIETPGSILVNTNLRALINKHTFASLPQHFQQYLLLLLPEVDRQMGSDGVLRLSSSALNNEFFAYAAQGWKQRLAEGEFTPEMQLRIRQEIEKEKKTEPWKERFFERFYGEKLGMSVEESMKLTSVQNSDEDESSLLCGSSGIPGPSKITTFEDHEQKSVKIPPLPERDFCQSLCNVEQVPVKDLMAESDSEGILVPDESVIQEEIAEEVETSICECQEENHKTEHEFSEEPVSPAGTNEEVEAVPLADNSASCVVMNDVVDTLSHIEIKMELKSECPQEEMSVVIDQLEDCLSPASSTTSVSDAAERDSESAKELSAPETQNSALESSLFTDGGIAVDMELQSDPDEQLSDNACISETSFSSESPEGPCMGIASPGGETQSNSEEPCTPASHETACSSEAASSENTEPDSQQKTIEESLHTPLMSEVSPVSTSPVTSETSLTSNLPLTSEASPASNLPLTSETSPMSDLPLTSETSSMSSVLLASETSVATSLPFLSETSPISNSPQSERLILQQRKSPCLSEESLSPLKAETSTIPKASQEENLIAEEKLIPCTTETVKMGPLANIPESSILEEPQSKNLTPQSCKSHTEIEKSYIASISELSSPEVIKIKNHHVQQRVEKKGVLSPLEISVVSEGTVGKSTELLPVKPHDKVYTSSLEKTSFSEVCRSKSHKQQSSAQIRLESSHSSKLLEPTKSPEVRIENRDAEIPKRKTAEQHSFGICKEKRARIEDDQSNRNAPLTSPSEKEQPPREEPRVPPLKIQLSKIGPPFIIKSQPVSKPEPRVSQSTSVSSGRNTGARTLADIKARAQQARAQREAAAAAAVAAAASIVSGSMGSPCEGGKTRTLAHIKEQTKAKLFAKHQARAHLLQTSKEAKSQLNSKECPSSIETSTPSDTKIEVSTGVIIVNPNCRSPSNKSAHLRETNTLLQQSLNTAALPETATDVSVHSSDENIPMPHLCEKIISSTSTENNNVPVLYSKNSVPASVCSTAMSGTIQELPFASSLDKSSVLMSVDSTNTTISACNVNMLKSTQGIDTPCIAIVPKCIDNTIVPASIDSTVLSNSSDEKRLPVSSSSANNAVSSQYTTVPTSSIASNLPNHLPGSSVLIPPVGTTTRFSSDKIAITGCSEQSTVSINTTVRAALSCSDVAAVVDSVARPPVSMFTGNMVTISSYDNTAKLSADNLEKNSGLRNRIDLSSKSQPVSFTQTAMNRSIPCKVIVDHTTTLNNNLSLAASIENAENSIDLQSRLVRAETALQNIACPQVSVISRPEIVSNESLEHSSSFITVTAKQEGKTLQAACTSLQEVPLTPQDKLIDFVAPGQGFVEQLRGPSAFKSEADAACVNQYNTNNRICWHDEEAMHTDQPMVSHLNPNKHKEYTEQNCLKNVKTEPSSYTQMSELQSRSLMTSIAVPVKSETTESDKCFRMDTEDFTGPKMPSQTAEIATSAQPTQTSKASATDSMEDSLSLSTETLKRVTSAGSSSCRLSSVEANNPLVTQLLQGNLPLEKVLPQPRSGAKLEINRLPLPLQTTSVCKTSASERSIVENPSSSPNPDGKGFTAGSIAPLQIRKRENHPKKRMARTVGEHTQMKCELGKVSVDTDVKVAPCVISSSMNQLGHGQPFKQEWLNKHAVQNRIAHSPEIKQQKRPLPSCSFQQNLFHIDKNGSFHAEASTSHRQHFYQMSMAARGPIPTAALLQTTSKVPSVCNAFAFSRHLEQKGLGEVSISAAAHQLRLGSVFSPNIQIKEGDDIASASQTLQNKTLVHPLPPPPIPNAEVASDQKQLTVTMETTKRLSWPQPASICSNIKSEPVSFEEGLSSSCELGIKQASYDQNEVKEQLKAFALKNADFSSYLLSEPQKPFTQLATQKIQTQHPQQQQLCGSYPTIHFGSTSFKRAASAIEKSIGILGSGSNTATGLSNQNVPIPVQKFADSSNADELELKCSCRLKAMIVCKGCGAFCHDDCIGPSKLCVACLVVR; from the exons ATGGGAAGTGATGGAGTTTTGCGCCTCAGTAGTTCCGCTCTAaataatgaattctttgcatatgCAGCACAAGGGTGGAAACAACGATTGGCAGAAG GAGAATTTACTCCAGAAATGCAGTTGCGCATCAGACAAGAGattgaaaaggaaaagaaaacagaaccTTGGAAGGAAAGGTTCTTTGAAAGGTTTTATGGTGAAAA GTTGGGAATGTCAGTAGAAGAATCTATGAAGCTCACTTCAGTACAGAACAGTGATGAAGATGAGAGTAGTTTGCTGTGTGGATCTTCTGGTATACCTGGTCCTTCTAAAATTACAACTTTTGAGGACCATGAACAGAAAAGCGTGAAGATTCCACCTCTTCCTGAAAGAGATTTCTGTCAGTCTCTTTGTAATGTGGAACAGGTTCCAGTCAAGGATCTAATGGCGGAATCAGATTCAGAGGGTATATTGGTACCTGACGAATCTGTAATTCAGGAAGAGATTGCTGAGGAGGTTGAGACAAGTATCTGTGAATGCCAAGAGGAGAACCATAAAACAGAACATGAGTTTTCAGAGGAGCCAGTAAGCCCAGCTGGTACTAATGAAGAAGTAGAAGCAGTGCCACTTGCAGACAACTCAGCATCTTGTGTTGTAATGAATGATGTAGTTGATACTTTGTCTCACATTGAAATTAAAATGGAGTTGAAATCAGAATGTCCTCAGGAAGAAATGTCAGTTGTGATTGATCAGCTGGAGGATTGTTTATCACCTGCTTCTTCTACGACCtctgtcagtgatgcagcagagagagattcTGAGTCTGCGAAAGAGCTAAGTGCTCCAGAAACACAAAACTCTGCTTTAGAAAGCTCATTGTTCACTGATGGAGGCATTGCTGTTGATATGGAGCTACAGAGTGACCCTGATGAACAGttatctgataatgcttgtatttCTGAAACTTCCTTTTCCTCTGAAAGCCCAGAGGGACCTTGTATGGGTATTGCCTCTCCAGGAGGTGAGACACAGTCCAATTCAGAGGAACCCTGTACTCCAGCATCTCATGAAACAGCTTGTTCATCTGAGGCAGCCAGCAGTGAAAATACTGAACCTGATAGTCAGCAAAAGACCATTGAAGAAAGCCTGCACACACCTTTAATGTCAGAAGTATCTCCAGTGTCCACTTCACCTGTAACCTCAGAAACATCTCTGACATCAAACTTACCTTTGACATCAGAGGCATCACCAGCTTCTAATTTACCTTTAACATCAGAAACCTCTCCGATGTCTGATTTACCGTTAACATCAGAAACCTCTTCCATGTCTTCTGTACTTCTAGCTTCTGAAACATCTGTGGCAACCAGTTTACCTTTTCTGTCAGAAACGTCTCCAATTTCTAATTCCCCACAGAGTGAAAGACTTATTCTGCAACAAAGGAAATCACCATGTTTATCTGAAGAATCCCTCTCCCCTTTAAAAGCAGAAACTTCAACCATTCCTAAGGCATCTCAAGAGGAAAATCTTATTGCGGAAGAGAAACTGATTCCGTGTACAACTGAAACTGTGAAAATGGGTCCTCTAGCAAATATACCTGAAAGTTCAATATTGGAAGAGCCCCAGAGCAAAAATCTTACTCCTCAATCATGCAAATCACATACTGAAATTGAGAAATCTTATATTGCTTCCATTTCAGAACTCTCTTCTCCAGAAGTGATCAAAATTAAAAATCATCATGTTCAGCAAAGAGTGGAAAAGAAAGGTGTGCTCTCGCCATTAGAGATATCTGTCGTATCAGAAGGGACAGTGGGCAAAAGCACTGAACTCCTTCCAGTTAAACCACATGATAAAGTATATACCTCATCTCTAGAAAAGACTTCATTCTCAGAAGTGTGCAGAAGTAAGTCACACAAACAACAAAGCAGTGCACAGATCCGGCTGGAGAGTTCCCATTCATCTAAGTTATTAGAACCCACAAAATCACCTGAAGTAAGAATTGAAAATAGAGATGCAGAGATCCCAAAGAGGAAGACTGCAGAACAGCACAGTTTTGGAATCTGTAAAGAGAAGAGAGCTAGAATAGAAGATGATCAGTCTAATCGTAATGCTCCATTGACAAGTCCATCTGAGAAAGAGCAGCCACCTAGAGAAGAGCCCCGAGTCCCACCCCTCAAG ATTCAACTTTCAAAAATTGGGCCACCTTTTATTATCAAGAGTCAACCTGTTTCAAAACCAGAACCTAGGGTTTCCCAGAGTACCTCAGTCAGCAGCGGGAGGAACACTGGGGCTAGAACTCTTGCAGATATCAAGGCAAGAGCTCAGCAAGCTAGAGCccagagagaggctgcagccGCAGCTGCTGTGGCAGCAGCTGCAAGCATAGTCTCTGGATCAATGGGGAGTCCCTGCGAAGGTGGGAAGACAAGAACACTGGCACACATCAAGGAGCAAACAAAGGCCAAACTATTTGCAAAGCATCAAGCCAGAGCCCACTTACTCCAGACCAGTAAAGAAGCGAAGTCGCAGCTCAATTCAAAGGAATGTCCTTCATCCATAGAAACCTCGACTCCTTCTGACACAAAGATTGAAGTTTCTACTGGTGTCATTATAGTTAATCCTAACTGCAGGTCTCCTAGCAACAAGTCTGCTCACCTCCGGGAGACTAACACTTTACTGCAGCAGTCACTTAACACAGCTGCATTGCCAGAAACTGCTACGGACGTATCTGTGCACAGTTCTGATGAAAACATACCTATGCCACATTTGTGTGAGAAAATTATCTCATCTACCTCCACTGAAAATAACAATGTGCCAGTGCTTTATAGTAAAAATTCAGTCCCTGCATCTGTTTGCAGCACTGCTATGTCGGGAACAATTCAAGAACTTCCCTTTGCAAGTTCTCTTGATAAATCCTCTGTTTTAATGTCTGTTGACAGTACAAACACAACAATTTCGGCTTGTAATGTAAACATGCTGAAATCTACCCAAGGGATTGATACTCCATGCATTGCCATTGTACCAAAATGTATTGATAACACTATTGTTCCAGCCTCAATAGACAGTACAGTCTTATCAAATTCAAGTGATGAGAAAAGGTTGCCAGTATCAAGTAGCAGTGCAAATAATGCAGTCTCCAGTCAATATACCACTGTGCCAACTTCGTCCATTGCAAGTAATTTGCCAAATCATCTCCCAGGTAGTTCTGTATTGATTCCCCCAGTGGGGACTACTACTAGATTTTCTTCTGATAAGATAGCCATAACTGGATGCAGTGAGCAAAGTACTGTATCCATTAACACTACTGTTAGAGCAGCTTTAAGCTGCAGTGATGTGGCTGCAGTAGTAGATTCTGTTGCAAGGCCACCCGTTTCAATGTTTACTGGTAATATGGTGACAATAAGTTCTTATGACAACACTGCTAAATTAAGTGCTGACAACTTGGAAAAAAATTCTGGACTACGAAACCGAATAGATCTGTCCAGTAAATCTCAGCCAGTGAGCTTTACACAAACAGCCATGAACAGGTCTATACCTTGTAAAGTCATTGTTGACCACACTACGACATTAAATAACAATTTGTCGCTGGCTGCTTccattgaaaatgcagaaaacagcaTAGATCTGCAGAGCAGACTTGTGAGGGCAGAAACTGCCTTACAAAATATAGCATGCCCTCAGGTGTCTGTAATAAGCAGGCCTGAAATAGTCAGTAATGAAAGCCTTGAGCACAGTTCCAGCTTCATAACTGTTACAGCGAAACAAGAGGGCAAAACCTTGCAGGCAGCTTGTACAAGTCTTCAAGAAGTGCCTCTTACTCCTCAAGATAAATTAATTGACTTTGTTGCCCCCGGCCAAGGTTTTGTGGAGCAGTTACGAGGTCCTTCAGCCTTTAAAAGTGAAGCAGATGCTGCCTGTGTCAATCAGTATAACACTAATAACAGAATTTGCTGGCATGATGAAGAGGCAATGCACACAGACCAGCCAATGGTCAGCCATCTTAACCCAAACAAGCATAAAGAATATACAGagcaaaactgtttaaaaaatgtcaaaactgaACCTTCAAGTTACACGCAAATGTCAGAGTTGCAGTCAAGGAGTCTTATGACAAGCATTGCTGTTCCTGTTAAATCAGAAACTACTGAATCTGATAAGTGCTTTAGGATGGACACTGAGGATTTTACCGGACCTAAAATGCCTAGCCAGACTGCAGAAATAGCCACAAGTGCACAGCCAACACAGACCTCCAAGGCATCTGCTACGGATTCCATGGAGGACTCTTTGTCATTGTCGACAGAAACCCTAAAAAGAGTTACAAGTGCTGGAAGCTCTAGCTGTCGTTTGTCATCAGTTGAGGCTAACAATCCTCTAGTGACACAGTTACTGCAAGGCAACCTGCCTTTGGAAAAAGTGCTGCCGCAGCCCAGATCAGGAGCCAAACTAGAAATTAACAGGCTTCCCTTGCCTTTGCAAACTACCTCAGTGTGTAAAACATCAGCATCTGAGAGAAGTATAGTTGAAAATCCTTCCAGCTCACCCAATCCAGATGGTAAAGGATTTACAGCAGGCAGCATAGCCCCACTACAAATTAGAAAGCGTGAAAACCATCCAAAGAAGCGGATGGCCAGGACTGTGGGGGAGCACACTCAAATGAAATGTGAGCTTGGGAAGGTATCAGTGGACACAGATGTTAAAGTGGCTCCTTGTGTGATCAGTTCCAGCATGAATCAACTAGGGCATGGTCAGCCATTTAAACAAGAGTGGCTGAACAAACATGCAGTTCAGAACAGAATTGCTCACAGTCCAGAGATCAAGCAGCAGAAGAGGCCACTGCCTTCATGCAGTTTCCAACAGAACTTATTTCACATTGACAAAAACGGCAGTTTTCATGCAGAAGCTAGTACCTCACACAGACAGCATTTTTACCAAATGTCCATGGCTGCAAGAGGCCCCATTCCTACGGCAGCTTTGTTGCAAACTACTTCAAAAGTCCCATCTGTCTGCAATGCTTTTGCTTTCAGTAGGCACCTGGAACAGAAGGGTTTGGGAGAGGTCAGCATTTCTGCAGCAGCTCACCAGCTGAGGCTAGGAAGTGTTTTTTCCCCTAATATTCAAATTAAGGAAGGTGATGACATTGCTAGTGCCTCACAAACTCTCCAGAATAAAACATTAgtgcatcctcttcctcctccccctattCCAAACGCAGAAGTTGCATCTGATCAAAAACAACTGACAGTTACTATGGAAACCACTAAAAGACTTAGTTGGCCTCAGCCAGCAAGCATCTGTAGCAATATAAAATCTGAACCTGTTTCTTTTGAGGAAGGTTTAAGCAGCAGCTGCGAACTAGGCATAAAACAAGCTTCCTACGATCAGAATGAAGTAAAAGAACAGTTAAAAGCATTTGcattaaaaaatgcagatttctCTTCCTATTTACTTTCTGAGCCACAGAAGCCTTTTACCCAATTAGCGACGCAGAAAATACAAACACAgcacccacagcagcagcagctctgtggaAGTTATCCAACTATACACTTTGGTAGCACAAGCTTCAAAAGGGCAGCATCTGCGATTGAAAAATCTATTGGAATTTTGGGAAGTGGCTCAAATACTGCTACAGGTCTGTCTAATCAAAACGTTCCGATTCCGGTTCAGAAATTTGCTGACAGCAGCAATGCAGATGAACTGGAACTGAAATGCTCTTGCAGGCTGAAAGCCATGATAGTGTGCAAAGGCTGTGGAGCCTTCTGCCATGATGACTGCATAGGCCCTTCAAAACTGTGTGTAGCTTGTTTAGTTGTACGGTAG